Proteins co-encoded in one Waddlia chondrophila WSU 86-1044 genomic window:
- a CDS encoding PIG-L family deacetylase, with protein MVDILALGAHPDDVEFACGAILAKMADQGKSICIADFTLGQKGSHGTPETRRKEGEAAAAVIGARRVFLDFEDCEVADSYEGRLKLVRLFREAKPKLVIAPMWRGEQNHPDHLAAGLMARYACRYARFRNILPELPVHWVDGILHYPPPACDTADFIVDVSPYFGTWMQMIRCHQSQLETFPYDEWNRRIASKLGVLINVEYAQGLVKGNPIVVDDVMEISKGAREI; from the coding sequence ATGGTAGACATCTTAGCTTTAGGCGCTCATCCGGACGATGTAGAGTTTGCTTGCGGGGCCATTTTGGCCAAAATGGCAGATCAGGGAAAATCGATCTGCATTGCGGACTTCACGTTAGGTCAGAAAGGGAGCCACGGGACGCCGGAAACGAGGCGGAAAGAAGGAGAGGCGGCGGCAGCTGTGATCGGCGCGCGGCGCGTATTTCTTGATTTTGAAGATTGCGAGGTGGCAGACAGCTATGAAGGACGTTTAAAGCTTGTCCGATTGTTCAGGGAGGCCAAGCCTAAGCTAGTGATTGCCCCCATGTGGAGAGGGGAGCAAAACCATCCCGACCATCTGGCTGCGGGATTGATGGCGCGTTACGCTTGCCGTTACGCTCGCTTTCGCAATATTTTGCCAGAGCTGCCTGTTCATTGGGTGGATGGCATTCTTCACTATCCGCCGCCGGCTTGCGATACTGCCGATTTTATCGTGGATGTTTCTCCCTATTTTGGGACTTGGATGCAGATGATTCGCTGCCATCAATCTCAATTGGAAACGTTTCCCTATGATGAATGGAACCGAAGAATTGCCTCAAAACTTGGTGTTTTGATCAATGTTGAGTATGCTCAAGGGTTAGTGAAGGGAAATCCGATTGTCGTAGATGACGTGATGGAGATCTCAAAAGGGGCGCGCGAGATTTGA
- the bshA gene encoding N-acetyl-alpha-D-glucosaminyl L-malate synthase BshA — MKIGIVCYPSMGGSGVVATELGHVLASKGHQVHFITYEVPFRLRIDEKNIFFHQVEINRYDLFKYPDYALPLAVKIASVSKKYSLDIIHAHYAIPHATSAYLAKQIMGRESPKVITTLHGTDITLVGRDPAYFEIVKYSIEHSDAVTSVSESLRRDTVEWFGIERPIEVIHNFFIPKRKCLEDQSVREHYVSKGEKLIIHASNFRRVKRPEDVVRVFHRIKEKIPAKLLLMGTGEGIEVVRHQVKELGIEDDVFFKGKERNIDPYVASSDLFLLPSSQESFGLAALEAMSYGVPVIATQVGGLPELIEHGVSGFLTPVGDIETMSNFAINLLSDPKLYQRISRLCRLRAREKFCISEIYPKYLSLYTKMIG, encoded by the coding sequence TTGAAGATCGGTATTGTGTGCTATCCTTCTATGGGAGGAAGCGGAGTTGTGGCGACAGAACTTGGCCATGTGCTGGCCTCAAAAGGGCATCAAGTCCATTTTATCACTTACGAAGTGCCGTTTCGTTTAAGGATAGACGAAAAAAATATTTTTTTTCATCAGGTAGAAATCAACCGCTATGACCTTTTCAAATACCCCGATTACGCTCTTCCTTTAGCAGTAAAGATTGCATCGGTGTCGAAAAAATATTCGCTTGATATTATCCACGCTCACTATGCAATTCCTCACGCCACAAGCGCGTATCTCGCAAAGCAGATCATGGGAAGAGAAAGTCCCAAGGTAATCACGACGCTGCACGGTACCGATATCACACTGGTTGGCAGAGATCCCGCTTATTTTGAAATTGTGAAATACAGCATTGAGCATAGTGATGCCGTGACATCTGTTTCCGAAAGTTTGCGCCGGGATACTGTGGAGTGGTTCGGGATCGAACGCCCTATTGAAGTGATCCACAATTTTTTCATTCCTAAGCGTAAGTGTTTGGAAGACCAATCGGTTCGGGAGCATTATGTCTCAAAAGGGGAAAAATTGATCATCCACGCCTCGAATTTTCGCAGAGTCAAACGTCCCGAGGATGTTGTGCGTGTGTTTCATCGGATCAAAGAGAAAATCCCGGCAAAATTACTGCTGATGGGAACTGGAGAGGGGATCGAGGTTGTCCGGCATCAAGTGAAGGAATTAGGGATCGAAGACGACGTGTTTTTCAAGGGAAAAGAGAGGAATATCGATCCTTATGTTGCCAGCTCGGATCTATTTCTTTTGCCGAGTTCTCAGGAGAGCTTTGGGCTTGCAGCTTTGGAGGCGATGTCTTATGGCGTTCCTGTGATCGCTACTCAAGTGGGAGGCCTTCCGGAACTTATTGAACATGGGGTCTCCGGTTTTTTAACGCCCGTAGGAGATATTGAAACGATGAGCAATTTCGCAATTAATTTGCTATCCGACCCCAAACTTTATCAAAGGATAAGCCGGCTCTGCCGGCTTCGTGCCAGGGAAAAATTTTGCATCTCGGAAATTTATCCCAAATACCTCTCTTTATATACTAAGATGATTGGTTAA
- a CDS encoding HdeD family acid-resistance protein → MSENQWFLIFFEGVILVILGIFAIFQPFLMTLSVEFFLGVLLIAAGLAQIIRGVANRSGFALIGGILALVAGGGLLSYPVSGVLTLTFLMIFFLTLDGIVKIVNSLQFRSLAKGWEWLLFSGVLSLILAGLIYSGWPTTAGWVIGLYVGIYLLFLGMSLVVLSFSLKKHS, encoded by the coding sequence ATGTCTGAAAATCAATGGTTTTTAATTTTCTTTGAAGGGGTTATTCTTGTCATTCTTGGAATTTTTGCGATTTTCCAACCTTTTTTGATGACTCTGAGTGTTGAGTTTTTTCTTGGTGTTTTATTGATTGCTGCTGGACTTGCGCAAATTATTCGGGGAGTCGCAAATAGAAGCGGCTTCGCTCTGATCGGAGGGATTTTAGCGCTTGTTGCAGGAGGGGGACTTCTTTCCTATCCCGTTTCTGGCGTGTTAACTTTGACCTTTTTGATGATCTTCTTTTTAACGTTGGACGGTATCGTGAAGATTGTCAATTCTTTGCAGTTTCGATCGTTAGCGAAGGGATGGGAATGGCTGTTGTTTAGCGGAGTCCTTTCTTTGATTTTAGCGGGATTGATTTATAGCGGATGGCCGACAACTGCTGGTTGGGTAATCGGACTCTACGTTGGGATTTATCTGTTATTTCTTGGAATGTCGTTGGTGGTCTTATCCTTTTCCTTGAAAAAGCACAGCTAA
- a CDS encoding ComF family protein yields MKNKNLTIWPKQLFYACWNALYPPHCLHCEKNLDEQNLLCPACLLLLELIEPSSRCRYCFTSEEVSPKWSICRNCRRQTQLVKGFCAAFDEIGPAFDLLRLFRSGKIDLSESLSGYMYLQFIRLNWPAPDLIVPIAGSFSRWLKRGYHPSNLLAKEMGNYLQRPFSNVLKRDSYQTEKPKFSLKKGVDIRDKIVLLVDDWYDSGETITQASVALHTGAPEKIYAITMTRKME; encoded by the coding sequence ATGAAGAACAAAAATTTGACGATTTGGCCTAAACAGCTTTTTTATGCTTGTTGGAATGCGCTCTATCCTCCCCATTGTCTTCATTGCGAAAAAAATCTTGACGAACAGAATCTTCTCTGTCCCGCTTGCCTGCTTCTCCTTGAGCTCATCGAACCTTCCAGTCGATGCCGTTATTGTTTTACATCGGAAGAGGTTTCTCCAAAATGGAGCATTTGCAGGAATTGCCGCCGCCAGACGCAGCTTGTGAAAGGATTTTGTGCTGCGTTTGATGAGATCGGCCCGGCTTTCGATTTGCTCAGACTGTTTCGGTCCGGAAAAATCGATTTGTCAGAAAGCTTGAGCGGATACATGTACCTTCAGTTTATCCGCCTTAACTGGCCGGCGCCGGATCTGATTGTACCGATTGCGGGAAGTTTTTCCCGTTGGCTGAAGCGGGGATACCATCCTTCAAATCTTTTAGCTAAAGAGATGGGAAACTATTTGCAGCGTCCTTTTTCCAATGTTCTTAAAAGGGACTCATATCAGACTGAAAAGCCGAAATTTTCTTTAAAAAAGGGTGTAGATATTAGAGATAAGATTGTGTTGTTGGTTGATGATTGGTATGATTCTGGGGAGACGATCACGCAAGCTTCAGTTGCTTTGCATACAGGAGCTCCTGAAAAGATCTATGCGATCACAATGACACGGAAAATGGAATAA